From Actinomycetota bacterium:
ACGCGGGCGAGTCCCCGATGGGCGCTCCGCCGATGAAGTGCGCGGTCGTAGGCACGTTGAGCACCGCCTCGGCCCACGACCCGCCCGGGTAGCCGTCGATGCGGTCGGCGACCCTGCGGGTGAACTCGTTGCCGACCGGTATCCAGCGGGGGTTCGGGGCGCCGTGGCCCTGCCGCGTGGACAGCTTCCAACCGAACAGCCCACGCTTGCGGAACACCTGGAGCGAGTTGTCCAGGCTCTGCATCACGAGCACGATGATCGTGCGCTCCGACCACCTCCGCACCGACAGCGACCGCAGGAAGACGATCGGGTGGCGCAGGATCTCGAGGAGGAAGCGCAGGAACCGGGGCACGTTGCCCCCACCGTCGACCATCAGCGTCGCGAGCATGCCCATCACGTTGCTGCCGCGGCCGTATCGGACCGGTTCGATGTGGGTGTTCTCGTCGGGGTGGACCGACGACGTGATCGCGATGCCGCGCGAGTAGTCGGTCTTGGCGGTCCGGGCCTGCGCCCCGAGGATGGCCTCGGAGTTCGTGCGCGACAGCGCCCCGAGCCGGTCAGAGATCGCGGGCAACGAGCCCTCCGCCTTCAGGCGGTGCAGCAGCTTCTGGGTGCCGAGCGCCGAGGCAGCCAGCACGACCTGCTCCGCGTACCACTCACGCCGACCTCTGCGTCCCGACGCCCCCGGTGGCTGGGTGACCACGAGGTACCCGCCCTCGGCGCGCGGCCGTACGTCGCGGACCTCGTGCTCGGGGTGGACGACCGCCCCGAGCTTCTCCGCGAGGTAGAGGTAGTTCGCCGTGAGGTCGTTCTTGGCCCCGTGGCGGCAGCCGGTCATGCACTCGCCACACCGGATGCAGCCCACACGGTCGGGACCCTCCCCGCCGAAGTAGGGGTCGGGCACCCGTTGACCGGGAACGCCGAAGTACACCCCCACAGGGGTCGGATGGTAGGTCTCGCCGAACCCCATCTCGTCCGCGACGTCCTTGA
This genomic window contains:
- a CDS encoding GMC family oxidoreductase, producing the protein MLPGRQRRPQGSATYPAAPPTEVTVSEHDPTRERDHGYDVIVVGSGFGGSVSALRLTEKGYRVGVMEAGRRFDADTLPTTSWDVRNFLWAPKLGLKGIQRVSLLKDVMVVSGAGVGGGSLVYANTLYEPLQPFYDDPQWAHITDWRSELAPHYDQAKRMLGVTETPFETEADRVIKDVADEMGFGETYHPTPVGVYFGVPGQRVPDPYFGGEGPDRVGCIRCGECMTGCRHGAKNDLTANYLYLAEKLGAVVHPEHEVRDVRPRAEGGYLVVTQPPGASGRRGRREWYAEQVVLAASALGTQKLLHRLKAEGSLPAISDRLGALSRTNSEAILGAQARTAKTDYSRGIAITSSVHPDENTHIEPVRYGRGSNVMGMLATLMVDGGGNVPRFLRFLLEILRHPIVFLRSLSVRRWSERTIIVLVMQSLDNSLQVFRKRGLFGWKLSTRQGHGAPNPRWIPVGNEFTRRVADRIDGYPGGSWAEAVLNVPTTAHFIGGAPIGDSPASGVIDPYHRVYGCPGLHICDGAAITANLGVNPSLTITAMTERAMALWPNRGEEDPRPPLGQPYRRVAPVPPRQPSVPEHAPAALRLPLVS